The Peribacillus simplex genome contains a region encoding:
- a CDS encoding ABC transporter ATP-binding protein, producing the protein MSPRTSPDKARTKPVNSWNTIKRIIPYLATNKSLLFCVLFMVLISSVLGLLGPFLVGMAIDDYIVTRDSGGLISLLFGLLGVYIFYSLSMWLQNYWMIGIAQDTVYAMRNQLFKKLHQLSIPFFDRRQHGELMSRVTNDIENVSSTLNSSVIQIFSSVLTLVGTIGVMLYLSPLLTVLTLLIVPLMFFGLRWITNRTGKLFKQQQKNLGELNGFIEETISGQRIVKAFSQEDIVIRDFVIRSENLKKAGFLSQSYSGLIPKLMNLLNNLSFTVIAAVGGFLALSGIGTVSIGVIVIFTEYSRQFTRPLNDLANQFNTLLSAVAGAERVFTILDEKEEEVDEKQASELRDIRGEVEFEGVSFSYNDEEQTIYDVDFRAEKGETIALVGPTGAGKTTIINLIARFYEPNSGRILIDGQDIQQVTRSSLRKHMGFVLQDSFLFQGTIRENIRYGRLDAEDEEVVDAAKLANAHSFIMKLPDRYDTILNQDGSGISQGQRQLLSIARAILADPVLLILDEATSSIDTITELKIQEALHRLMEGRTSFVIAHRLNTIQQSDQILVLDEGRIIEKGSHEELLRQRGFYYELFRSSLRGNQIG; encoded by the coding sequence TTGAGTCCAAGAACATCTCCCGATAAGGCAAGGACTAAACCGGTCAACTCCTGGAATACGATAAAAAGGATCATTCCCTACTTAGCAACGAATAAAAGCCTGCTATTTTGTGTCCTTTTCATGGTACTGATAAGCTCGGTTTTGGGATTGCTTGGCCCTTTTCTTGTTGGGATGGCCATTGATGATTATATTGTCACAAGAGATAGCGGGGGGCTGATAAGCCTTCTTTTCGGACTTCTCGGGGTCTATATATTCTATTCCTTATCCATGTGGCTTCAGAATTATTGGATGATCGGAATCGCGCAGGATACGGTTTATGCAATGCGCAATCAATTGTTCAAAAAGCTTCACCAGTTGTCCATTCCTTTTTTTGACCGGCGTCAGCATGGTGAATTGATGAGTAGGGTCACGAATGATATAGAAAATGTCAGTTCCACTTTGAATAGTTCAGTCATCCAGATTTTTTCCAGTGTTCTGACACTGGTCGGGACAATCGGAGTTATGCTGTATTTGAGCCCTTTATTAACTGTTTTAACCTTATTAATCGTTCCTCTTATGTTCTTCGGTCTGAGATGGATAACAAACCGGACGGGAAAGCTGTTTAAACAACAGCAGAAGAATCTTGGTGAACTGAATGGTTTTATAGAAGAAACGATTTCAGGACAACGGATCGTGAAGGCTTTTTCACAGGAAGATATAGTGATCCGGGATTTTGTCATCAGGAGTGAAAATTTAAAGAAAGCTGGTTTCTTATCACAATCATACTCTGGGCTGATTCCGAAATTGATGAATTTACTGAACAACTTAAGCTTTACGGTAATAGCCGCTGTCGGCGGGTTTTTGGCGCTGAGTGGCATAGGGACGGTTTCCATCGGGGTCATTGTCATTTTCACCGAGTATTCAAGGCAATTCACCCGTCCGCTCAATGACCTCGCTAACCAATTCAATACACTTCTCTCGGCTGTTGCCGGTGCGGAGCGGGTTTTCACCATACTTGATGAAAAAGAAGAGGAAGTGGATGAGAAACAGGCCTCTGAGCTTCGTGATATCCGTGGTGAGGTGGAATTTGAGGGTGTTTCCTTTTCGTATAATGATGAGGAGCAAACGATATATGATGTTGATTTCCGTGCGGAAAAAGGGGAGACCATCGCGCTTGTAGGTCCCACTGGGGCAGGTAAGACTACGATCATTAACCTTATTGCCCGTTTTTACGAGCCGAACAGCGGCCGGATATTGATTGATGGCCAGGATATCCAACAGGTGACGAGGTCCAGTCTCCGTAAGCACATGGGCTTCGTTTTACAAGATTCTTTTTTGTTTCAAGGTACGATTCGTGAAAATATCCGCTACGGTCGACTGGATGCCGAAGATGAAGAAGTGGTGGATGCAGCGAAGCTTGCCAATGCCCATTCCTTTATCATGAAATTGCCGGATCGGTATGATACCATCTTGAATCAGGATGGCAGTGGGATAAGCCAGGGACAACGCCAGCTATTATCGATTGCCAGGGCTATTCTAGCCGATCCCGTTCTCTTGATTTTGGATGAAGCTACAAGTAGCATAGATACGATTACAGAGCTTAAAATCCAGGAGGCTTTACACCGTTTGATGGAGGGGAGGACAAGTTTTGTCATTGCCCACAGATTGAATACAATTCAGCAAAGTGACCAAATCCTTGTTCTTGATGAAGGAAGGATCATTGAAAAGGGATCCCATGAAGAATTGTTGCGGCAGAGGGGTTTTTATTATGAACTGTTTCGCAGTTCATTAAGGGGAAACCAGATTGGATGA
- a CDS encoding nitroreductase family protein, producing the protein MKLEDIIKERRSIKRFKDIPVPIDTIQSLLETATWAPNHKMTQPWRFVVVHGESRLKLAEATSAFMAGKEKDPEKKKAAGQRGYNKLIGVPMFVAVIMEENPNPMTREEDYAATSALIQNFSLLAWEKGIGMIWETYGMIHSMEFREALGVKPGEKIVGSLHVGYPDMIPTPRPRKEIEQILTIMD; encoded by the coding sequence ATGAAACTGGAAGATATCATTAAAGAACGGCGCAGCATCAAACGATTTAAGGACATTCCTGTTCCTATTGATACCATCCAATCATTATTGGAAACTGCGACATGGGCACCGAACCATAAGATGACCCAACCATGGCGCTTCGTCGTGGTGCATGGTGAAAGCCGTTTAAAACTCGCGGAGGCAACCAGTGCTTTCATGGCAGGCAAAGAGAAGGACCCTGAAAAGAAAAAAGCGGCCGGACAGCGAGGATATAATAAACTTATAGGTGTACCGATGTTTGTTGCGGTGATCATGGAAGAGAATCCGAATCCCATGACACGTGAAGAAGATTATGCGGCTACAAGTGCCTTGATCCAGAATTTCAGCCTGCTTGCCTGGGAAAAAGGAATCGGGATGATATGGGAAACATACGGCATGATACACAGCATGGAGTTTCGTGAAGCTTTAGGCGTGAAACCCGGCGAGAAGATCGTCGGCAGCCTTCACGTCGGCTATCCCGATATGATCCCCACTCCACGTCCAAGGAAAGAGATCGAGCAAATACTGACCATTATGGACTAA
- a CDS encoding ABC transporter ATP-binding protein: protein MKNLSSFLKPYWLLIILALSLMIVELGVELLQPLFIAKIIDDGILQKDLSVVIKWGSVMVGLSVFSFLGGIVNSFTASHVSQSFGHDVRKSLFGKIQAFSFANLNNIPTSSLITRMTNDVTQLQNTVFMGLRIMARAPLIVIGGAIMAITVDLKLSLVLVISIPVLVFFLRWVMKRAAKLFKLVQNKLDNVNGVMRENLIGMRLIKAFLRKEHEIGRFDDANEELKRKTVTSLRLIETTMPMLMLVMNVAILIILWLGSEFITTGDIQVGEVVAIVNYATRIAASLSVFSWLIMVISRAKASAERVTEIFETPIDIDEGKAESKSGDINGGGIKFLDVSFRYPGTDTPILKNLSFSIDPGESLAIIGATGSGKTSLFQLIPRLYEVESGSIRIDDQDVKDIPLNSLRKRIGYVPQEALLFSGTIKNNVAWGKEDASMEEIMTAAMHAQVHETVMKLPKQYETQLGQKGVNLSGGQKQRLSIARALVRRPKILLLDDSTSALDLKTESKLLAALKDYTCTTLIITQKISTAMEADKILLLESGQVIALGKHQDLMQISDLYRKIVHSQFGEEGISLESKNISR from the coding sequence ATGAAAAATTTGTCCTCATTTCTTAAGCCATACTGGCTTTTGATCATTCTTGCTTTATCCTTAATGATTGTCGAGCTCGGGGTAGAGCTGTTACAACCTCTATTTATAGCAAAAATAATTGATGATGGCATTTTGCAGAAAGATTTATCGGTGGTGATTAAATGGGGAAGTGTCATGGTTGGACTTTCCGTTTTTTCATTCCTTGGCGGGATCGTTAATTCCTTTACGGCATCACATGTAAGTCAAAGCTTTGGACATGATGTAAGGAAAAGCCTTTTTGGTAAAATACAGGCGTTTTCTTTTGCGAATTTGAATAATATCCCTACTTCCTCGTTGATAACAAGGATGACGAATGATGTGACCCAACTTCAAAATACGGTTTTTATGGGCCTGCGTATCATGGCAAGGGCGCCATTGATCGTAATCGGCGGGGCGATAATGGCGATTACGGTCGATTTGAAACTATCCCTTGTTTTGGTCATTTCAATTCCAGTTCTTGTCTTCTTCCTTAGATGGGTGATGAAACGAGCGGCCAAGCTGTTTAAGCTCGTACAGAATAAACTCGATAATGTCAATGGCGTCATGAGGGAAAACCTGATAGGCATGCGATTGATCAAAGCTTTTCTTCGTAAGGAGCATGAAATCGGCCGATTTGACGATGCGAATGAAGAGTTGAAAAGAAAGACTGTGACTTCCCTTCGTTTAATTGAAACGACGATGCCTATGTTGATGCTTGTCATGAATGTGGCGATTCTGATCATTCTCTGGCTTGGAAGCGAATTTATAACAACGGGAGATATACAGGTAGGGGAGGTGGTGGCGATTGTCAACTATGCCACGAGGATTGCGGCATCCCTTTCCGTTTTTTCATGGCTGATCATGGTCATTTCCCGTGCGAAGGCTTCAGCGGAACGTGTGACGGAAATATTTGAAACTCCGATAGATATTGATGAAGGCAAGGCGGAAAGTAAGAGTGGGGACATCAATGGGGGAGGCATCAAGTTTCTGGATGTATCTTTCCGCTATCCTGGAACCGATACCCCGATATTGAAAAACTTGAGCTTCTCCATCGATCCTGGAGAATCGCTTGCCATCATAGGAGCGACAGGATCAGGGAAAACATCACTGTTTCAGCTGATTCCGAGATTATACGAAGTTGAAAGCGGCTCCATTCGAATTGATGACCAGGATGTGAAAGATATTCCATTGAATTCGCTGCGGAAAAGGATCGGCTATGTACCGCAAGAGGCCCTGCTATTTTCAGGAACCATAAAAAATAATGTCGCTTGGGGAAAAGAAGATGCCTCGATGGAGGAAATCATGACAGCGGCCATGCATGCCCAGGTCCATGAGACCGTAATGAAACTTCCGAAACAATATGAAACCCAGTTAGGGCAAAAAGGTGTGAATCTGTCCGGAGGGCAAAAACAACGCTTATCGATTGCAAGAGCATTGGTGCGCAGACCTAAGATTCTCCTTCTGGATGATAGTACGAGTGCCCTGGATTTGAAAACGGAAAGTAAATTGCTTGCCGCTTTAAAGGACTATACATGCACAACGCTCATCATTACACAAAAAATCAGTACGGCCATGGAGGCGGACAAAATATTGTTGCTGGAAAGTGGTCAAGTAATTGCGCTGGGGAAACATCAGGATTTGATGCAAATAAGCGATCTTTATCGAAAAATCGTACACTCACAGTTTGGCGAGGAGGGGATTTCTCTTGAGTCCAAGAACATCTCCCGATAA